The sequence GCCGGCGCATTCGGCCCGCCGCCGACATCGCTCTCCTCGATCGTCGGCGCCGGCACGGGCGAGGCCGGTGCGATGACCGCGTCGATGCCCGATGTCGCCGCATTGTGCGCGGCGAGCGCGGGGCCACGCCAGCGCATCGCCTCGAGATAGGTGACGGCGGGCACGGCGAGACCGTTCTGAAGCCGCATCAAGACCTGCGCGCCGTAATCCTGCGGGCGCTCGATCATCCAGCGCTTGTGAAAGGCGGCAGCTTCCGCGGCGAGCACGAGCTGGCTCGCCGCTGAGAGCTGCCGCTGATCCGGTAGCTCAACCGTGACGATGTCGGCGCCCTCGCGTTTGAGCACCGCGATGGTCTCGTCCAGCACGCGCGCGACCTCGCTGTCGAGATCGTCGACATAGAACGACGAGGGGACACCGATCTTCAGGCCCTTCAGCGAGCCCCTGGTCGCGCCGACATAGTCCGACAGCGGCTCGCGGCTGCAGGTCGAATCTTCCGGATCGGCACCGGCCATCAGCGCCAGCAGCAGCGCGCAGTCCTCGGCGGTGCGCGCGAGCGGGCCGACCGTGTCGAGCGACTGCGACAGCGGCATCGCACCGGCGCGGCTGACGCGGCCGACAGTGGTCTTCAGGCCCGTGACGCCGCAGAAATGCGCGGGCATGCGGATCGAGCCGCCGGTGTCCGAGCCCAGCGCCGCATAGGTCAGCCGTGCGGCGACCGCCGAGCCGGAGCCGGAGGAGGAGCCGCCGGTGATGTGCGCGACATTCCAGGGATTGTGCACTGGACCGTAATGGGCGTTGTGCCCGGTCGGGCCGTAAGCAAATTCGGAAAGATGCAGCGTGCCGAGGCGGATCTGGCCGGCGTCCTTCAGGCGCTGCAAGGCGGTGGACGTCACCGTCGGGACGAAATCGCGGCGGATCAGCGAGCCGCAGGTCGCGACATGGCCGGCGTCGTAATACATATCCTTGTGCGCAAGCGGTACGCCATGCAGCGGACCGCGGACATTACCCTTGGCGAGCTCGGCGTCGGCGGCGGCGGCCGCCTGCAGCACGGCTTCCTGTTCGATCGACATGAAGGCGTTGAGATGCGGCTGCCATAGCGCGATGCGCTGCAGCAGCGCGCGCGTCACCTCATGCGAGGACACCTGTTTCATCGCGATCGCCCGCGCGACCTCGGCGAGCGTCATCAATGCGGGCTCACGGCTCATTTCGACACCTTGGTGGCTTGCGCGATCGGATAGAGCGCGGGCTCGAGATCGAACGGCAGCGTGCCGGCGATGGCCGCAAAGCCTTCGAATGCCGGCCCGATGGAGTTGGAGATTCGCGTTGCGATCTCATCGTCTACGGGAACGCCCGCGAGTTGCGCGATCGGCTTGATCTCTTTCGGTGTCGGTCTCGTCATGCAGTTTCCTCCCTGGCCAGCGCACGCGGTCTCGGGCCCCATTCTATCCGGCGCGGTGAATTTCGATATGATCCGGCGGCAGCCCTGCCTGGTGCCGGGCGTGCATCGCGGCAAAGGCGGCTTCCATGCGGCGGGTGAAGAGCGCGGTGTCGAACAGCGGTTTCGTCAGGCGGTTACGGGCGAGCCGCGCCCTGATCTCGGCGAGCCGTTCCCGGTCGACCGCAAGTGCGATCGCAAGCCGCTCGTAATCGTCGAGCGACGGCGCGATCAGCTCGGGCAGGCCGACCGCACGCAGCATGCTGGCGGCGACCCGCCCGGCAAACGTCGCGCCGAGACAGGTCAATACCGGCAGGCCGGCCCACAAGGCGTCGGCCGCAGTGGTGTGGGCATTGTAGGGCAGCGTGTCCAGAAACAGGTCGGCAGCGCGATGCCGCGCCAGATGCTCAGGCGCCGGCAGGCGGTCCGCAAACACCAGCCGGGCGGGATCGATGCCGCGATGCGAGGCTTCCCGCCTGAGATTGTCCACGGCATCGGCATTGTCGCGCAGCAGCCAGAGCACGCTGCCGTCGACCACCGCGAGCAACTGCATCCAGCGATCGAATAGCGCAGGCGTGATCTTGTGCGTGCTGTTGAAGCAGCAGAACACGAAATCCTCCGGCGGCAGCCCCAATTCCGCGCGGCTGAAAATGCGCGAGGCCACGGCGCGCCTGTCGTCGTTAACGAAGTAACAGTCAGGCAGCGTCACCACCTTCTCCGAATAGAAGCCGCGCTCGTCTGCCGGTACCACGACGCCATCGGCGATGACGTAATCGATATAGGGCGCGCCCATCGTGCCGGGAAAACCGAGATATTGCGCCTGCACCGGCGCCGGGCGCTGCGCAAAAATGCCTGTTCGTGAATTCGTGGTGTAGCCCATCAGGTCGACGGCGATGTCGATCTCGCGCGCGCGGATCAAAGCCGCGATCTCCCGCTCGCTCATCGCCCTCGCATCGACGAAGGTCTCGAACGCCGTCTCGATGCGCGCCCGAATCTCGGAGCCGTCGTCGGTGCCGAACGAAATCCCGATGATGTCGAAATGCGACCGGTCGTGATGCTCGATCAGACCGGCGAACAGGAACGCCATCGGGTGCACGCGAAAATCAGCCGAGAGATAGGCGATGCGGATACGCTCGTGCGCGTAGCGCTCGCCGCGCGACAGCGGCGTTGCAGCCGGTGGATGCAGGCGCTCCGCCCACAGCCGCGCACATTGCTGTTGATCGGCGGCCTGGCCGGGGGCTGCGAGGAAGATGAACGGCTGGGTGCTGGGCTTTCCTGCCCTCACCGACGCCACGAGAGACGCGGCATCCTGGTCGAGATCATTCCAGTCGGCGAGATGCAGCCTGGTGTCGAGACGATGGCCTTCGATGCCGAGCAGGTCAGGCTTGAGCCGCCAGGCGCTGTCGTAGGCGGCGAGCGCCTCACGGTAGCGCTTCTGCCGATAGAGGATGTTGCCGCAATTGCGATGGATCTCGGCGTCCGGCTGCAGCGCCAGGGCGTCCTGATAACTCGCCAAGGCCTCGTCCGACCGTCCCAGCGCGAGTTGCGCCTTGGCGCGGTTGAGATGGATCTCGCGATGACCGGCGTCGAGTGCGAGCGCGCGGTCGAAGCACGGCAGCGCCGCCTCGGGCCGCTGCAGGTCGAGAAAGCCCTTGCCGAGATTGTTGTGCGCAGCCGGGACGCGATCATTGATGCCGATCGCGCGCTGGATCAGCGCGATGCCGGCCTCCGTCCGGGCCCGCTGCAGCGCCGCCAGGCCCAGCATGTGCAGGGAATCGAAATGCGCCGGCTGGCTTTCGAGCACGTCGCGATAGATGCGCTCGGCGCCTTCGAGGTCACCGTGGCGATGAAGCGAGAGTCCTTGGCGGAATTTCGCCTGCAGGCTGGCGGACGTGCCGGTCATTGTCCTGGCCGGCTACTTGGTCAGCAGCGCATAGGCGCCGTTCCATTCCGCCGGCGGCGGATCGATCTGGAAATCCTTGATCCGCACCTCGTAGAGCTTGAACAGCTTTTCCAGCGTATCCGCATCCTCGCTCTTGCGGCCGCGTTCGATCGCGTCCAGCGCGCCCTGCCAGTCGCGGTTGCGGTAGCAGCCGAGCATCTCGATGGTGATGTTGCGCAGGCGCTGGAAGGCGCCCGAATGCATCACGTCCTCGCGGCCGGCGATGGCGTAGATCACCTCCGGTTCGGTCTTGCCCTTGACCATGATGAAGTCGAGCTCGAGGATCGCGAACCTGTCCTTGGCAGCGAGCGCGGTCCGGGAGCCGACGATGATGGGAAAGCCGTACTCCTTGGTCTGGCCTTCCAGGCGCGAGGCCAGATTCACGCTGTCGCCGAGCACCGAATAGTTTTTCTTCAGGTCGGAGCCCATGTTGCCGACCACGCCAATGCCGGTGTTGAGGCCGATGCCGACATTGAGCGGGATGTAGACGTGGCCGCCGTCGGCCGCTTCCTGCTCGCGCTCCTTGTTGACGACGTCGATCTTCTCGAGCATCCGGATCGCGGCTTCGCAGGCGTTGACCTGGTGCTCGGCATCGTCGAGCGGCGCGTTCCAGAACGCCATGATGGCATCGCCCATGTACTTGTCGATGTAACCCTTCCGCTCGATGATCACGTCGGTGAGCGGGGTCAGAAAGCGGTTCATCAGCGCGATCAGTCCCTGCGGATCGTGCTTGTAACTCTCCGAGATCGTGGTGAAGCCGCGCACGTCGGAGAACATGATCGTCATCTCGCGCTCCTCGCCGCCGAGCACCAGCTTCTCCGGTGACTGCGCGAGCTGCTCGACCAGCACCGGCGACATGTATTGCGCGAACATGCCGCGGATCTGCACGCGCTGGCGCTGCTCGCGCACGAAGCTGGCGAAGATCAGCGTCAGGTAAATCGCCGTGGTCGACAGCAGCGGATAGGTGAAGTCGATCAGGTAGCGGTACTTCGCGTAGAAGAACCAGGACACGCCGATCAGGATGGCGGCGAACATCGCCCCCGCGAGCACGAGGCGGACGGGACCGAGATTCGGCGTGAAGATGATGACGAGCAGGCCGATGATCATCGCGGTGATCAGCTCGACGCCGAGCGCATAGTTCGGCCGGGAGATCGCCGCGCCCGTCAGCACGCTTTCGAGCACCTGAGCGTGAATCTCGACACCCGGCATCGCCCGCGACACCGGCGTGGTCTTGATGTCGTTCAGGCCGACGGCGGAGGTACCGATCAGCACCAGCTTGCCGGCGATCTTGCTCGGCGACACGGCGTTGTCGAGCACGTCGGCCGCCGAGACGTAGATCGAGGGATCCTGCCGCGCATAATGCACCCAGAGCTGACCGTTTTCGTCGGTCGGGATCTCGACGCCCTTGATGCGGACGGCGCGGATGCCGGTCTTGTCGGTGCGCACTAGCAGCGTCGGCGTCCCCGTGACCACCCGCAGGATCTCGAGGCTGAGCGAGGGCATGATATTGCCCTGGGCGCGCATGATCATCGGCACGCGCCGGATCAGGCCGTCGCGCTCGGTCCTGATGGTGAACAGGCCGCGGCCGGCCGCGACCTTCTCGATGACGGGCACGTTGCGCAAGAGACCCGGGAATTCGAACAGGAAGCGCTCGGCCTCCGCTTCACCGACCGTCGCCACACCGGTGAAGGGAAGCGTCTTGTCGACCTCGGCGGTGATCGCCGATTGCCCGGTCTCGCCCAGCACCACGCGGGAGCGCTTGATTGCCTCGGCGAGGATCTGGTCGTTGCTTGGCAGCTCGCGCAGCCTGGTGCGGGTGGCATCGTCGAGATAGCGCATCTGGCTCGCGACCAGATCCGGATTGAGCCGGTCGGCTTCCGAAAACACCACGTCGAAGCCGATCGCCACGGCGCCGTTGCTGGTGAGGTTCTGGATCATGTCCGCGATCCGCGTCCGCGGCCACGGCCACTGGCCGAGCTTTGCTAGGCTCTTGTCATCGATGTCGACGATGGTGACCGGCCGCGCCGCCTTGTGGCGCGGATCGATCAGCTGGAACATGTCAAAAGTGCGCAGCCGCAATTCCTGGATCGGCGGCGGATCCCACAGGCGCAGCCCGGCGAACACGACCAGCAGCACGAGGCACATCGCCCGCGCAAAGCCGAGCTTGCGCGCAAACCACCGCCGCAGGATCTGGAGACGCTTCATTTGGATCGGACTTTTTGCCTTGGATCACGCGTGCTGGCCCGATCTTGGATCGAAGCCGAGCAAATGGCCATGCCCCGTTTCCCGAAAGGCGCAGGTTTTTTGCCGCGGATCTGCGCGCCCGGACCGCCCGGCACCCGGCTCTAGATGATGCCGCCACCAGAATGGTTCGTGACGATGAAGTCGCTGGCGTGAAGGTTGCCGATAACGACGTTCTTCAACAGGATCGACTCGTGATTGTCCAGCGTGACAAGCGCATCGGCGTTCTGCTGGGTGATGATGATGTCGCTGAACGAATTGATGTTGTCGAACTGCCGCAGGTCGATCTTGTCGAGCGTGGTGTCGAAGCCGAGGATGGTGTGCTGTACGGAGTCCGAGGAGGCCCCCGGCGTGAACACGAACTGGTCCTGCCCGCCATTGCCGTCCAGCGTATCGCTGGATTCGGAGGCGAACATGATGTCCTTGCCGGTGGTGCCGGTGAGGAACACCGGACCCGAGCCGCCCTCGTTGAAGATGAAATTGACGGTGTCGCTCGCGCCAAAACTGTCAGTGACCGTGAAGGCGATCTTGTCGTTGGTCGGCGGCGTGCTGCCGGGATCATAGGTGACGCCGCTGTCGAGATCGTCGTTGAGCTGATCCAGCGAGAGGTCGTCGAGGTAGGATGGCGTCACGCCGGTGCCGTCGGCGAGGCCGGCCGTCACCGCGCTTACCGTGTAGGTTTCCGACGATGAGCCCGCGACCGACAGGTCCGTCAGCGTGTCGGTGTTAGTGGCCTCGTCGTGCACATGCGTGAAATGCGTGGTGTCGATCACCGGCGACTGATGGCTCCAGACGATGTCAGTGCCGCCGTTGCCGTCATCAGCCGTCGTGAAGCCGGTCGCGTCGTAGCCGCCGGTGACGGTGAAGTAGTCGCCGTCGCCGGATCCGTAATGGACCTTGAGCCCGCCCTCGCTGCTCTCGAACGAGACCTTGTCCGGGCTGACGGCGAGATCGATGGTGTCGCCATAGCCGAAGCCGGTCACCGTTCCCGTGAAGTGCGCGGCGTAGTCGACGCGCAGCGTGCCGGCGCCGGAGCCGACGAACTGGACGGCGATGGCAGAATCGGCGCCGACCTCGAGCGTGCCGGCTAGGATCTCGACGGTACCTGAACCGCTGATGCCGAACTTGACCTCCGTCAGGCCGGATTCGACGACCATCGTGCCGTCATTGTCGATCCAGCCGAAGTCGTTCACGGCGCCGTCCAGCACCAGCTTGCCGTAGGTCTCGACGACGAGTGCGCCGCTGATCGAGATGGGGCTGTCGGAACCGTTGAAGGTCGTCGGGCCGTCGACTTCGAAATTGGAACTGTCGTTGCTGTAGAGCTCGGTGCCGTTGAGGGTCGTCTGCTGGAAATGAACGATGGAGTCATCGCCCGTGGAAAGGATCGCGCCGCCGTTGACAGTGTTGTAGCCGAACTCGATCTGCGCGCCGTTTTCGGCCATGATGACGCCGTCGTCACCACCGTCGATGACGCTACCGGTCAGGTTGGCGAAATCGAGCATGGCATATGATCCGTCGGCCACGATGGTGCCCACGTTGGTGACGTGACCGAAGGCCTCCAGGGTGCCGTCCACAACGTGGATCGTGGACGCGTTGGTCAATTGCCCATTGACGAGCAGATAGCTGTCGACGCCGCCAGCATCGGCATTGTACCCGGTGCCGGCGATATCGAGCTCCGTGGTGAAGCTCAGCGACAGGCCGCCAATGATGTAGCCGTTGTCGTCCAGGGCCAGCTGGACCGTGCCATTGGCGTCGAGGACGGCGGTTTCGGATGCGGTTGGGATATGCCCGAGGCTCCAATTGCCGTTGGTGTTCCAGCTTTGGTCAGCGGCGGCGCCGGTCCAGATGTTGATGTAGCCGGGGCTCGACACATCGATCGAACCCGCGGAGTAGGTCGGGGTCCGCGCCGGCCCGTCGACGCCGCTGATCAGGACGTCGATCTCACCGGGAGCGAAGCTCGTCAGGTTGAGATTGGCGAGATCGGCTTCGATCTGGAACTGGTCGCCAGTGATGGTAACGGTCTGGTCGTCGGCGAAGGTCTCCGAGCTGCCGGGCGTCGGGAACTGCGAGGACCAGAGCACGCCGGCGCTGACATGCACCGTCACCGACAGCATCGACGGGTCGAAGCCTTGCGTCACGCCCCAATCATGCACCTGGAGTGAACCGAGCGACACCGGCGTGCCGACCGTAGTGTGCGACGCAATTTCGCCGGTGAAGGTCAGGTCGGTGAGATTGAAGGTGATATCGTCGATGGTGAGATTGCCGTCCCCATCCTTGAGCTCGTAATAGAAGGTTTCAGTCAGCGGCGTTGAATTGTGCTCGTTGCCCTCGATCGCCGCGATCAGCGAGGCCGCGTCCGGATAGGAGGGCACGCCGACCTGCAGCGTATCGGTTCCGTCCGCGCCGACGGTGAAATTGAAGTAGGTGCCCGTGACCTTGCCGGACATATCCAGCGTCACCGGCGTGAAGTTGACGCCGTCGGTGCTGACGCCGATCACGGTCTGGTCGACCGTGCCCGGCAGCGTGCCGCTGATCGAGTCCAAACCCGACGAGACTTGCGCGTCCGCGGTGAAGTCCTGCACGACCGGCGGCGGTTCGGGAGCGGCAGCCTGCACTATTCCGGCCGAGGCGGTGCCGGTCTCGAAATTGCCGTGCGTATCGGTGAACTGCACGTCGATCTTGAGCGACTTGCCGTCATCGGATTCGCCCGGCGTGTAGCTGTTGCCGCCGCCCTGCTGCACGATGCTCCAGCTCGACGTGTTCACATCGTAGGTCTGGAAAATATAGGTGATTCCGCTGCCGCTCGGCGCATCATCGTCGGTCACCGTCGCGACCACCGGCGTGCCGTCGACCGCATTGTCGCCGTCGAGTCCGGTGAGGTCGACATGGGCGCTCTCGTTCGGGTCGTCCTGCACCGTGCCGGCCGGGACAATGAAGTCCTGCGGCTGGCCGTGCGTGTCGGTATAGGTGACCTCGACCCGGATCTGCTCGCCTTCGACGGATTCCGTCGGCGTATAGCTGTTGCTGTTGCCGTGCTGGACGGAGACCCAGCCGGAGTGGTCCGCCTCGAACACCTCGAAATTGTAGACAATGCCGCTGCCGGTAGGCGCATCGACGTCGTTGACATGCGCGACCAGCGTGGTGTTCTCGACCGCGTTGCCATCGCGGTCGACACCGTCGAGCGTGACCGCGGCCGACGGCACCGTGACGTCGGTGCCGATCGAGGCGGCCTGGTCCGACACCGGCGTGGTGCCGCCGTGCCCGGCGCCGCTGATGTCGATTGAAACCGCTACATCGCCCGTGACGGCACCGGAATAAGTATCGTCGAGCGCGTGGACGTCGAGCGTGCCCGGCGTACCGCTAAAGCCCGTCGCCGGGACGAAGCGGATCAACGTGTCGGTGCTCAGCACCAGCGCGCTGGCATCGCTGACGCCGGAAATATCGACCCACTGGTCGGTGCCGGCGATCTCGTACTGCCAGACGCCCTGGTCCGAGGTGGCGTTGTCGGCGCTGACCGCAATCGCCTTGAAGCTCGCACCGGCGTCGACGTCGTGGAACTTGTCCGCGAACAGATCGCCGATCGCGCTTCCGTGCGGATCGCTCTCGTTGCCGGCGACGGACGCGAGCGTGGCATCGTCCAGCGTCGGTGCGTCGTTGCTGCCGGCGATGTTGATGGTGATGGTTTCACCCGCACCGGTCGTGTGATCGTCATTGGGCACGATGGTGTATTGCAGCGACAGCGTCTGGCCGGCGGCGAGGAAGTCGAAGGCCTGGCTGCCCGAATTGAAGTCCCAGGTGAACTGGGCGTGCGTGGCGGTGCCGTTCAGGATGTCGCCGGGCGGCAAAGTGAGATAGTTCAGCAGGTCCGCGTTTGAAAGCCCGCCGATACCGTCGGTCTGCAGGACACCGTCGAGAGAG comes from Bradyrhizobium diazoefficiens and encodes:
- a CDS encoding CHASE2 domain-containing protein: MKRLQILRRWFARKLGFARAMCLVLLVVFAGLRLWDPPPIQELRLRTFDMFQLIDPRHKAARPVTIVDIDDKSLAKLGQWPWPRTRIADMIQNLTSNGAVAIGFDVVFSEADRLNPDLVASQMRYLDDATRTRLRELPSNDQILAEAIKRSRVVLGETGQSAITAEVDKTLPFTGVATVGEAEAERFLFEFPGLLRNVPVIEKVAAGRGLFTIRTERDGLIRRVPMIMRAQGNIMPSLSLEILRVVTGTPTLLVRTDKTGIRAVRIKGVEIPTDENGQLWVHYARQDPSIYVSAADVLDNAVSPSKIAGKLVLIGTSAVGLNDIKTTPVSRAMPGVEIHAQVLESVLTGAAISRPNYALGVELITAMIIGLLVIIFTPNLGPVRLVLAGAMFAAILIGVSWFFYAKYRYLIDFTYPLLSTTAIYLTLIFASFVREQRQRVQIRGMFAQYMSPVLVEQLAQSPEKLVLGGEEREMTIMFSDVRGFTTISESYKHDPQGLIALMNRFLTPLTDVIIERKGYIDKYMGDAIMAFWNAPLDDAEHQVNACEAAIRMLEKIDVVNKEREQEAADGGHVYIPLNVGIGLNTGIGVVGNMGSDLKKNYSVLGDSVNLASRLEGQTKEYGFPIIVGSRTALAAKDRFAILELDFIMVKGKTEPEVIYAIAGREDVMHSGAFQRLRNITIEMLGCYRNRDWQGALDAIERGRKSEDADTLEKLFKLYEVRIKDFQIDPPPAEWNGAYALLTK
- a CDS encoding amidase, with the translated sequence MSREPALMTLAEVARAIAMKQVSSHEVTRALLQRIALWQPHLNAFMSIEQEAVLQAAAAADAELAKGNVRGPLHGVPLAHKDMYYDAGHVATCGSLIRRDFVPTVTSTALQRLKDAGQIRLGTLHLSEFAYGPTGHNAHYGPVHNPWNVAHITGGSSSGSGSAVAARLTYAALGSDTGGSIRMPAHFCGVTGLKTTVGRVSRAGAMPLSQSLDTVGPLARTAEDCALLLALMAGADPEDSTCSREPLSDYVGATRGSLKGLKIGVPSSFYVDDLDSEVARVLDETIAVLKREGADIVTVELPDQRQLSAASQLVLAAEAAAFHKRWMIERPQDYGAQVLMRLQNGLAVPAVTYLEAMRWRGPALAAHNAATSGIDAVIAPASPVPAPTIEESDVGGGPNAPALLQRLTLFTRPVNFLGLPSLTVPSGFTRSGLPVGMQLIGRCFDEATLLTIGAAFQRVTDYHDRLPKLPS
- a CDS encoding tetratricopeptide repeat protein; this encodes MTGTSASLQAKFRQGLSLHRHGDLEGAERIYRDVLESQPAHFDSLHMLGLAALQRARTEAGIALIQRAIGINDRVPAAHNNLGKGFLDLQRPEAALPCFDRALALDAGHREIHLNRAKAQLALGRSDEALASYQDALALQPDAEIHRNCGNILYRQKRYREALAAYDSAWRLKPDLLGIEGHRLDTRLHLADWNDLDQDAASLVASVRAGKPSTQPFIFLAAPGQAADQQQCARLWAERLHPPAATPLSRGERYAHERIRIAYLSADFRVHPMAFLFAGLIEHHDRSHFDIIGISFGTDDGSEIRARIETAFETFVDARAMSEREIAALIRAREIDIAVDLMGYTTNSRTGIFAQRPAPVQAQYLGFPGTMGAPYIDYVIADGVVVPADERGFYSEKVVTLPDCYFVNDDRRAVASRIFSRAELGLPPEDFVFCCFNSTHKITPALFDRWMQLLAVVDGSVLWLLRDNADAVDNLRREASHRGIDPARLVFADRLPAPEHLARHRAADLFLDTLPYNAHTTAADALWAGLPVLTCLGATFAGRVAASMLRAVGLPELIAPSLDDYERLAIALAVDRERLAEIRARLARNRLTKPLFDTALFTRRMEAAFAAMHARHQAGLPPDHIEIHRAG